The Candidatus Pantoea soli genome window below encodes:
- a CDS encoding Zn-dependent oxidoreductase: MKSVVIEQPGELVLADRPLPQPAAGEVRIKVHYASICGSDVHIWRGHNPFARYPRVIGHEFFGVIDAVGPDTDARRLGQRVAVDPVVSCGHCYPCRVGRPNVCQTLQVIGVHRDGGFSEYALAPAANAHPLPPSVPDKLASLVEPFTIAANITAFLQPQPQDVALIYGAGPMGLTAIQVLKGVYGVQQVLVVDRLPERLTLAQENGADRVFNNSEIALAAQLEGVQPTLIIDAACHPAILAEAAALASPAARIGLLGFSGEPCSITQQALTSKELSLFTSRLNSHRFPQVIAWMEQGLIQPQKLVTHFFPLAETARAMTLFEQDPRTCCKVMLQMA, encoded by the coding sequence ATGAAAAGTGTGGTGATTGAACAACCGGGTGAGCTGGTGCTGGCCGACCGTCCGCTTCCGCAGCCGGCAGCGGGTGAGGTGCGGATTAAGGTACATTACGCCAGCATCTGCGGTTCCGATGTGCATATCTGGCGGGGCCACAATCCGTTTGCCCGCTATCCGCGCGTCATTGGTCATGAGTTTTTTGGCGTCATTGATGCCGTCGGGCCGGATACGGATGCCCGCCGGCTTGGCCAGCGCGTCGCGGTTGATCCGGTGGTCAGCTGCGGCCACTGCTATCCCTGCCGCGTGGGCCGTCCGAACGTCTGCCAGACGCTGCAGGTGATTGGCGTGCACCGCGACGGCGGCTTCAGCGAATACGCGCTTGCGCCGGCGGCCAATGCGCATCCACTGCCGCCTTCGGTACCGGATAAACTCGCCAGCCTGGTGGAGCCCTTCACCATTGCGGCAAACATCACCGCGTTTCTGCAGCCGCAGCCGCAGGATGTGGCGCTGATTTACGGTGCCGGCCCGATGGGGCTGACCGCGATCCAGGTGCTGAAAGGCGTTTACGGCGTGCAGCAGGTGCTGGTGGTGGATCGGCTGCCGGAGCGACTGACGCTGGCGCAGGAAAACGGGGCCGATCGCGTCTTTAATAACAGTGAGATCGCGCTGGCCGCCCAGCTGGAAGGCGTACAGCCAACGCTTATCATTGACGCCGCCTGCCATCCGGCCATTCTCGCCGAGGCAGCGGCGCTTGCCTCTCCGGCTGCCCGCATTGGTCTGCTCGGCTTTTCCGGCGAGCCCTGCAGCATCACGCAGCAGGCGCTGACCAGTAAAGAGCTGTCGCTGTTTACCTCACGCCTGAACAGTCATCGATTCCCGCAGGTGATCGCGTGGATGGAACAGGGGCTGATTCAGCCGCAGAAACTGGTGACGCACTTTTTCCCGCTGGCGGAAACGGCGCGCGCCATGACGCTGTTTGAACAGGATCCGCGCACCTGCTGCAAAGTGATGCTGCAGATGGCGTAA
- a CDS encoding MFS transporter, protein MLKNLRWTLVLLLFLVYMINYLDRIALSLTVPLVEKDLMINAEQFGMIFGSFFFGYAVFNFIGGLATDKFGPTLVLGTAVGLWSLFCGMTALATGFWSMMILRVLFGMAEGPICASANKAINGWFPKKQAATAMGLLSAGSPLGGAVAGPIVGYLALSFGWRPAFVVICLIGLVWMGLWFFFAADNPAKSKRISPQERAQVQALKAEEPAEVSNTRTHAHGMGSYLRQPIILVTAFAFFCYNYILFFFLSWFPAYLVQAHGLDIKAMSITTMIPWIVGFIGLALGGWISDKIFQVTGRLLLSRKIVLVVSLLAAAVCVALAGTIKEVNSAVIMMSISIFFLYITGAIYWAIIQDVVHPSRVGSISGFIHLTGSLSGIIGPIVTGFIVQHTGKFDSAFVLAGGVAALGALLVLFVIRSPKSGDTPVSV, encoded by the coding sequence ATGTTGAAGAACCTGCGCTGGACCCTCGTACTGCTGTTGTTCCTGGTTTATATGATCAACTACCTCGATCGTATTGCCCTCTCGCTCACCGTGCCGCTGGTGGAAAAAGACCTGATGATCAATGCCGAGCAGTTCGGCATGATTTTCGGCAGCTTTTTCTTTGGCTATGCGGTGTTTAACTTTATTGGCGGCCTTGCCACCGACAAATTCGGCCCGACCCTCGTGCTGGGCACGGCGGTGGGCCTGTGGTCCCTGTTCTGTGGCATGACCGCGCTGGCCACCGGCTTCTGGTCAATGATGATCCTGCGCGTATTATTTGGCATGGCGGAAGGCCCGATCTGCGCCTCCGCCAACAAAGCGATTAACGGCTGGTTCCCGAAAAAACAGGCCGCCACCGCTATGGGTCTGCTCAGCGCCGGGTCACCGCTGGGTGGCGCGGTTGCCGGACCGATTGTAGGTTATCTGGCGCTGTCATTCGGCTGGCGTCCGGCGTTTGTGGTGATCTGCCTGATTGGACTGGTGTGGATGGGCCTCTGGTTCTTCTTTGCGGCGGATAACCCGGCTAAAAGCAAACGCATATCGCCGCAGGAGCGGGCGCAGGTGCAGGCGCTGAAAGCGGAAGAGCCGGCTGAGGTGAGTAATACCCGCACGCACGCGCACGGCATGGGGAGCTATCTGCGTCAGCCGATAATCCTCGTCACGGCATTCGCCTTCTTCTGTTACAACTATATTCTGTTCTTTTTCCTGAGCTGGTTCCCGGCTTATCTGGTGCAGGCGCACGGCCTGGATATCAAAGCCATGAGCATCACCACCATGATCCCGTGGATCGTCGGCTTTATCGGCCTGGCGCTGGGCGGCTGGATTTCAGACAAAATTTTTCAGGTTACCGGCAGACTGCTGCTGTCGCGCAAGATTGTGCTGGTGGTTTCGCTGCTGGCGGCGGCGGTGTGCGTGGCGCTGGCGGGCACCATTAAAGAGGTCAATTCGGCGGTCATCATGATGTCGATCTCTATCTTCTTCCTCTATATCACCGGCGCAATTTACTGGGCAATTATTCAGGATGTGGTGCATCCGAGCCGCGTCGGCAGTATCAGCGGATTCATCCACCTGACGGGTAGCCTGTCGGGCATCATCGGCCCGATTGTCACTGGCTTTATCGTGCAGCACACCGGCAAATTTGACAGCGCGTTCGTGCTGGCGGGTGGCGTCGCCGCACTGGGCGCGCTGCTGGTGCTGTTTGTGATTCGCAGTCCGAAGTCGGGCGATACCCCGGTTTCTGTTTAA
- a CDS encoding mannitol dehydrogenase family protein encodes MLEPDRLPADVQQPAYDRRSLTTRMVHIGFGAFHRAHQALAADRLAAQGSDWGYCEVNLNSGALISALRQQDHLYTLTEMADDHLQTRVIGVITQALHARSDGSAAVTEAMCQPDVAIVSLTVTEKGYCALPSSGQLDWDHPDIVHDLAHPQTPRSLPGLILAAIARRRERQLPPFSVMSCDNMPENGQVTRNVVTQLAQRSNPALAEYIQTHLTFPSTMVDRIVPAMTDEAFTRLAARLGSHDPVAVEAEPFFQWVIEDNFVKGRPAWENAGAELVSDVLPFEEMKLRMLNGSHSFLAYLGYLAGYTHISDCMADAHFRAAARRLMLQDQAPTLRIQGVDRVAYADALLARYQNRAIQHRIAQIAMDGTQKLPQRLLDSVRWHLRNGTPCDFLLLGVAGWMRFISGVDEQGAPITVRDPLSAQLAGIVANSEDGAQRVAALLRLQTVFGDDLRYHTAFVSRLTELYQQLRTAGARATVQALVTEGSGGCTNV; translated from the coding sequence ATGTTAGAACCCGATCGCCTGCCGGCCGACGTGCAGCAGCCCGCTTATGACCGCCGCAGCCTGACTACCCGCATGGTGCATATCGGCTTTGGTGCTTTTCATCGCGCCCATCAGGCGCTGGCGGCCGATCGCCTGGCCGCACAGGGCAGCGACTGGGGCTACTGTGAGGTCAACCTTAACAGCGGCGCGCTGATCAGCGCGCTGCGCCAGCAGGACCATCTCTATACCCTGACGGAAATGGCCGACGACCACCTGCAAACGCGCGTGATTGGCGTGATTACTCAGGCGCTGCATGCGCGCAGCGACGGCAGCGCGGCAGTGACAGAGGCCATGTGTCAGCCAGACGTAGCCATTGTTTCGCTGACGGTAACGGAAAAAGGCTACTGCGCGCTGCCGTCGAGCGGGCAGCTGGATTGGGACCATCCGGATATCGTGCACGACCTGGCGCATCCGCAGACGCCACGCTCGCTGCCCGGCCTGATTCTGGCCGCGATTGCGCGTCGTCGCGAGCGCCAGCTGCCGCCGTTCAGCGTGATGTCATGCGATAACATGCCGGAGAATGGCCAGGTCACGCGCAACGTAGTGACGCAGCTGGCACAGCGCAGCAACCCGGCGCTGGCGGAGTACATTCAGACGCACCTGACCTTCCCTTCAACCATGGTGGATCGCATTGTGCCGGCCATGACCGACGAGGCGTTTACCCGCCTGGCGGCGCGCCTCGGCAGCCACGATCCGGTTGCGGTTGAAGCGGAGCCGTTTTTCCAGTGGGTGATTGAAGACAACTTTGTGAAGGGTCGCCCGGCCTGGGAAAACGCGGGCGCGGAGCTGGTCAGCGACGTGCTGCCGTTTGAAGAGATGAAACTGCGCATGCTGAACGGCAGTCACTCGTTTCTGGCGTATCTGGGCTATCTGGCCGGTTATACACATATCAGCGACTGCATGGCTGACGCCCATTTTCGGGCCGCCGCCCGCCGGCTGATGCTGCAGGATCAGGCGCCCACCCTGCGTATCCAGGGTGTCGATCGGGTAGCTTATGCCGATGCGCTGCTGGCACGTTATCAGAACCGCGCCATTCAACACCGCATCGCTCAAATCGCCATGGACGGCACGCAAAAGCTGCCGCAGCGTCTGCTGGACAGCGTGCGCTGGCATCTGCGCAACGGCACGCCGTGCGATTTTCTGCTGCTGGGTGTGGCAGGCTGGATGCGCTTTATCAGCGGTGTGGATGAACAGGGCGCGCCGATTACCGTGCGCGATCCGCTGAGCGCGCAGCTGGCAGGCATTGTCGCGAACAGCGAGGATGGCGCACAGCGCGTTGCCGCACTGCTGCGACTGCAGACGGTGTTCGGCGACGACCTGCGCTATCACACCGCCTTTGTCTCGCGGCTGACCGAACTCTATCAGCAACTGCGCACCGCCGGCGCGCGCGCCACGGTCCAGGCCCTTGTCACAGAAGGGTCAGGCGGTTGCACAAATGTGTAG
- a CDS encoding GntR family transcriptional regulator, with protein sequence MSIAYTITTSEPVNQQIYRYLRKDIVTCVIHPGSLLSEKEVSARFNVSRQPVREAFIKLAEAGLVQVLPQRGTFVRKISAQRVADGRFIREAVEIAVVRRAALEIGPAGLMALEHNLQLQRLAAERHDSQAFLALDDEFHRLIAEGIDCLLAWETVENIKATLDRVRFLTLSEVSPPENLIQQHEEIYQALKAQDADGAEAAMRRHLQEMILTITPIAERNSAWFEGL encoded by the coding sequence ATGTCGATTGCCTATACCATCACCACCAGCGAACCGGTGAATCAGCAGATTTACCGCTACCTGCGCAAGGACATCGTGACCTGCGTCATCCATCCGGGCTCACTGCTTTCAGAGAAAGAAGTGTCTGCGCGCTTCAACGTTTCGCGTCAGCCGGTACGCGAGGCGTTTATTAAGCTGGCGGAAGCCGGTCTGGTGCAGGTATTGCCACAGCGGGGCACGTTTGTGCGCAAAATCTCAGCGCAGCGCGTGGCTGACGGACGCTTTATCCGCGAAGCGGTGGAGATTGCCGTAGTGCGCCGCGCCGCGCTGGAGATCGGGCCCGCGGGTTTAATGGCGCTGGAGCACAATCTGCAGTTGCAGCGTCTGGCCGCCGAACGCCATGACAGCCAGGCCTTTCTGGCGCTGGATGATGAGTTTCACCGCCTGATCGCCGAAGGCATCGACTGCCTGCTGGCGTGGGAGACGGTAGAAAACATCAAAGCGACACTGGATCGCGTGCGCTTTCTGACGCTGAGCGAAGTGTCACCCCCGGAAAACCTGATCCAGCAGCATGAAGAGATTTATCAGGCGCTGAAAGCGCAGGATGCCGACGGTGCGGAAGCGGCGATGCGGCGACATCTGCAGGAGATGATCCTGACCATCACGCCGATTGCTGAGCGCAACAGCGCCTGGTTTGAGGGGCTGTAA
- the thiD gene encoding bifunctional hydroxymethylpyrimidine kinase/phosphomethylpyrimidine kinase, which translates to MKRINALTIAGTDPSGGAGIQADLKAFSALGAYGTSVITALVAQNTCGVQSVYRIAPEFVGAQLDSVLDDVRIDAAKIGMLAETAVVEVVAEKLNRARLPFVVLDTVMIAKSGDALLAPEAVAAIRERLLPQVSLITPNLPEAAALLGCAVAQDEKSMLQQGAALLDLGCEAVLMKGGHLQHSESPDWLITRAGRQRFTAPRVNTRHTHGTGCSLSAALAALRPRHSDWAATVEEAKAWLQGALLQADSLEVGKGIGPVHHFHRWW; encoded by the coding sequence ATGAAACGGATCAACGCGCTGACCATTGCCGGCACCGATCCCAGCGGCGGTGCCGGGATCCAGGCCGATCTCAAAGCCTTCTCCGCGCTGGGTGCGTACGGCACCAGCGTCATCACCGCGCTGGTGGCGCAAAACACCTGCGGCGTGCAGTCGGTGTATCGCATTGCGCCGGAATTTGTCGGGGCTCAGCTGGATTCCGTGCTGGACGACGTGCGCATTGATGCGGCGAAAATTGGCATGCTGGCGGAAACGGCGGTGGTGGAGGTGGTGGCGGAGAAGCTGAATCGCGCCCGTTTGCCGTTTGTGGTGCTGGATACGGTCATGATTGCTAAAAGCGGCGATGCGCTGCTGGCACCGGAGGCGGTTGCCGCTATCCGCGAACGGCTGCTGCCGCAGGTGTCGCTGATCACGCCGAATCTGCCGGAAGCCGCCGCGCTGCTGGGGTGTGCCGTGGCGCAGGATGAAAAGAGCATGCTGCAGCAGGGCGCTGCATTGCTGGATCTGGGCTGCGAGGCGGTGCTGATGAAAGGCGGCCATCTGCAGCACAGTGAGAGCCCGGACTGGCTGATCACCCGCGCCGGCCGCCAGCGCTTCACCGCGCCGCGCGTCAATACCCGGCACACGCACGGCACCGGCTGCTCGCTGTCGGCGGCGCTGGCTGCGCTGCGACCGCGCCACAGCGACTGGGCCGCCACGGTGGAAGAGGCCAAAGCCTGGCTGCAGGGCGCGCTGCTGCAGGCGGATTCGCTGGAGGTCGGGAAAGGTATCGGACCGGTGCACCACTTTCACCGCTGGTGGTAG
- the thiM gene encoding hydroxyethylthiazole kinase — MTQPDLLSSAQLAHSLLLLRQQAPLVHCMTNDVVQTFTANVLLALRASPAMVIDAQEAAQFAGFADALVINVGTLTRERSAAMLTAVKAAQQAGKPWTLDPVAVGALTLRTEFCQQLLPLQPAAIRGNASEILALAQQSAGGRGVDSVHQADAALDAAAALAQRYRTLVAVTGEVDYVTDGSRMLAIPGGSPLMTRVVGTGCALSAVVAAFASLPGDRLQHIAAACGVMALAGEQAARSVAGPGSFVAAFIDALWTLEVAV, encoded by the coding sequence ATGACACAGCCTGACCTTCTCTCCTCCGCGCAGCTTGCGCACTCACTGCTGCTGCTGCGTCAGCAGGCACCGCTGGTGCACTGCATGACCAACGATGTGGTACAAACCTTTACCGCGAATGTGCTGCTGGCGCTGCGCGCCTCACCCGCAATGGTGATTGATGCGCAGGAAGCGGCGCAATTTGCCGGCTTTGCCGATGCGCTGGTGATCAATGTCGGCACCCTGACGCGGGAGCGCAGCGCAGCGATGCTGACCGCCGTAAAGGCGGCGCAGCAGGCCGGCAAGCCGTGGACACTGGACCCGGTCGCCGTGGGCGCGCTGACATTGCGCACGGAATTCTGCCAGCAGCTGCTGCCGCTGCAGCCCGCCGCCATTCGCGGTAACGCCTCAGAGATTCTGGCGCTGGCACAGCAGTCGGCTGGCGGGCGCGGGGTGGACAGCGTGCACCAGGCGGATGCCGCACTCGATGCCGCCGCGGCGCTGGCGCAGCGTTACCGCACCCTTGTCGCGGTAACCGGTGAAGTGGATTACGTCACCGACGGCAGCCGGATGCTGGCTATTCCAGGCGGCAGTCCGCTGATGACGCGCGTGGTGGGCACCGGCTGTGCGCTATCGGCTGTGGTCGCCGCCTTTGCCAGCCTGCCGGGCGACAGGCTGCAGCATATCGCCGCCGCCTGTGGCGTGATGGCGCTGGCCGGCGAACAGGCGGCTCGCAGCGTGGCCGGGCCGGGCAGCTTTGTTGCGGCCTTTATCGACGCGCTGTGGACGCTGGAGGTAGCAGTATGA
- the ahpF gene encoding alkyl hydroperoxide reductase subunit F: MLDTNLKTQLRAYLEKLTKPVELIATLDDGAKSAEIRSLLTDIASLSDKVSFREENDRPVRKPSFLITNPGSHSGPRFAGSPMGHEFTSLVLALLQTGGHPSKEAQSLLDQVAALDTDLHFETYYSLSCHNCPDVVQALNLMAILNPRISHTAIDGGMFQNEITERNVMGVPAVYLNGNEFGQGRMSLAEIVGKVDTNADKRAAEELNKRAAYDVLIVGSGPAGAAAAIYSARKGIRTGLMGERFGGQVLDTVDIENYISVPKTEGAKLAGSLRAHVDDYDVDVIDTQSAIKLIPAAKEGGLHAIETASGAVLKSRSIIIATGARWRNMGVPGEEQYRTKGVTYCPHCDGPLFKGKRTAVIGGGNSGVEAAIDLAGIVEHVTLLEFAGEMRADKVLQDKLRSLKNVDVILNAQTTEVKGDGSKVTGLSYIDRTTQTSHDLALSGIFVQIGLLPNTGFLEGAVERNRMGEIIIDAKCETSLKGVFAAGDCTTVPYKQIIIASGEGAKASLSAFDYLIRTQPAE; encoded by the coding sequence CCTGTCTGATAAAGTCAGCTTCCGTGAAGAGAACGATCGCCCGGTCCGTAAACCCTCTTTCCTGATCACCAACCCAGGCAGCCACAGCGGCCCGCGTTTTGCAGGTTCGCCGATGGGCCACGAATTTACCTCACTGGTACTGGCACTGCTGCAGACCGGTGGGCATCCGTCGAAAGAAGCGCAGAGCCTGCTGGATCAGGTGGCGGCGCTGGATACCGACCTGCATTTTGAAACCTATTATTCGCTCTCCTGCCACAACTGCCCGGACGTGGTGCAGGCGCTGAACCTGATGGCGATTCTGAACCCGCGCATCAGCCACACGGCAATTGACGGCGGTATGTTCCAGAATGAAATCACCGAGCGCAATGTTATGGGCGTGCCGGCGGTGTACCTGAATGGCAACGAGTTTGGTCAGGGCCGCATGAGCCTGGCAGAAATTGTCGGCAAGGTTGACACCAATGCGGATAAGCGCGCCGCGGAAGAGCTGAACAAGCGTGCCGCTTACGACGTGCTGATTGTCGGCAGCGGCCCGGCAGGTGCAGCGGCAGCCATTTATTCTGCGCGTAAAGGCATCCGTACCGGCCTGATGGGCGAACGCTTCGGCGGCCAGGTGCTGGATACCGTAGACATTGAAAACTACATTTCGGTGCCGAAAACCGAAGGGGCGAAACTGGCAGGTTCACTGCGCGCACACGTCGACGACTACGATGTGGACGTGATTGATACCCAGAGCGCCATCAAGCTGATTCCTGCGGCGAAAGAGGGCGGCCTGCACGCCATTGAAACCGCCTCTGGCGCGGTGCTGAAATCACGCAGCATCATCATTGCCACCGGAGCACGCTGGCGCAACATGGGCGTACCGGGTGAGGAGCAGTATCGCACCAAAGGCGTAACCTACTGCCCGCACTGCGATGGCCCGCTGTTTAAAGGCAAGCGCACCGCTGTCATCGGCGGCGGTAACTCCGGCGTTGAAGCTGCTATCGACCTGGCCGGGATTGTCGAGCACGTTACGCTGCTGGAGTTCGCAGGTGAAATGCGCGCCGACAAAGTGCTGCAGGATAAGCTGCGCAGCCTGAAAAACGTAGATGTGATTCTGAATGCGCAGACCACGGAAGTAAAAGGCGACGGCAGCAAAGTCACCGGCCTGAGCTATATTGATCGCACCACGCAGACCAGCCACGACCTTGCCCTCAGCGGCATTTTCGTGCAGATTGGTCTGCTGCCGAATACCGGCTTCCTTGAAGGGGCAGTGGAGCGCAACCGCATGGGTGAGATCATCATCGATGCAAAATGCGAAACCAGCCTGAAAGGGGTGTTCGCGGCCGGTGACTGCACCACCGTGCCGTACAAGCAGATCATCATTGCCAGCGGTGAAGGAGCGAAAGCGTCACTCAGCGCCTTTGATTACCTGATCCGCACGCAACCGGCTGAATAA